The following coding sequences are from one Panicum hallii strain FIL2 chromosome 5, PHallii_v3.1, whole genome shotgun sequence window:
- the LOC112891684 gene encoding GDSL esterase/lipase At5g62930 isoform X4 — MHHIFPLDGIAPPLATTIFFGANDAALLGRTSERQHVPVSEYKENLKNIVNHLKDCSNSMVIVLITPPPIDEEGRERFARSLYGENARKLPERTNEMAGVYAGQCIELAREMHIPCVNIWSKMQETEGWQTLYLSDGLHLTPEGNAVVHKEVVKTLRNAGLKAEDMPYDFPHHSKIDGSCPDMAFQ; from the exons ATGCACCACATCTTTCCGCTG GATGGTATTGCACCACCTCTTGCAACCACTATATTCTTCGGAGCTAATGATGCGGCCCTTTTAGGAAGAACTAGTGAGCGACAGCATGTCCCAGTTTCAGAGTATAAAGAGAATCTCAAAAACATTGTTAATCATTTGAAG GATTGTTCAAATTCCATGGTTATTGTACTTATCACGCCACCTCCTATCGATGAAGAAGGAAGGGAAAGATTTGCACG GTCACTGTACGGAGAGAATGCGAGGAAGCTACCTGAAAGGACAAATGAAATGGCAGGTGTCTATGCTGGTCAATGCATTGAGCTAGCCAGAGAAATGCATATTCCCTGCGTTAATATTTGGTCAAAGATGCAGGAAACTGAAGGATGGCAGACGCTTTACCTAAG TGACGGCCTACATCTGACACCAGAAGGAAATGCAGTTGTCCACAAGGAAGTTGTCAAAACTTTGAGAAATGCTGGTCTGAAAGCAGAAGACATGCCGTACGACTTCCCTCATCATTCCAAAATAGATGGCAGTTGTCCTGATATGGCTTTCCAATGA
- the LOC112891684 gene encoding GDSL esterase/lipase At5g62930 isoform X1, which yields MMTRGSCPAAPATIHPPVCPAGATSGSLGLVRPRVVLFGDSITEQSFRPGGWGAALADTYSRKADVVVRGYGGYNTRWALFLMHHIFPLDGIAPPLATTIFFGANDAALLGRTSERQHVPVSEYKENLKNIVNHLKDCSNSMVIVLITPPPIDEEGRERFARSLYGENARKLPERTNEMAGVYAGQCIELAREMHIPCVNIWSKMQETEGWQTLYLSDGLHLTPEGNAVVHKEVVKTLRNAGLKAEDMPYDFPHHSKIDGSCPDMAFQ from the exons ATGATGACGCGCGGCTCCTGCCCTGCAGCCCCCGCCACCATCCACCCTCCCGTCTGCCCCGCTGGCGCCACAA GTGGATCTCTAGGACTGGTGCGGCCGCGGGTGGTGCTCTTTGGCGATTCCATCACGGAGCAATCCTTCCGCCCCGGCGGCTGGGGCGCTGCACTCGCTGACACCTACTCCCGCAAG GCTGATGTAGTTGTCAGAGGTTATGGCGGATACAACACAAGATGGGCTCTTTTTTTGATGCACCACATCTTTCCGCTG GATGGTATTGCACCACCTCTTGCAACCACTATATTCTTCGGAGCTAATGATGCGGCCCTTTTAGGAAGAACTAGTGAGCGACAGCATGTCCCAGTTTCAGAGTATAAAGAGAATCTCAAAAACATTGTTAATCATTTGAAG GATTGTTCAAATTCCATGGTTATTGTACTTATCACGCCACCTCCTATCGATGAAGAAGGAAGGGAAAGATTTGCACG GTCACTGTACGGAGAGAATGCGAGGAAGCTACCTGAAAGGACAAATGAAATGGCAGGTGTCTATGCTGGTCAATGCATTGAGCTAGCCAGAGAAATGCATATTCCCTGCGTTAATATTTGGTCAAAGATGCAGGAAACTGAAGGATGGCAGACGCTTTACCTAAG TGACGGCCTACATCTGACACCAGAAGGAAATGCAGTTGTCCACAAGGAAGTTGTCAAAACTTTGAGAAATGCTGGTCTGAAAGCAGAAGACATGCCGTACGACTTCCCTCATCATTCCAAAATAGATGGCAGTTGTCCTGATATGGCTTTCCAATGA
- the LOC112892662 gene encoding uncharacterized protein LOC112892662: MAVCNYTYLKLKMPGPNSVITVSGSFEEMYSCSRQHFKLATIIANSAKLKRLREAAVEDAHDHNEPTLSSALRLTEDTKAIGVDPNDPTKTVRIGTQLPTK, translated from the coding sequence ATGGCGGTCTGCAACTACACCTACCTCAAGCTGAAGATGCCAGGACCGAACAGCGTCATCACAGTGAGCGGCTCCTTTGAAGAGATGTACAGCTGTAGCCGCCAGCACTTCAAGCTCGCCACAATCATCGCCAACTCCGCTAAGCTCAAGAGGCTTCGCGAGGCAGCGGTGGAAGACGCTCATGACCACAATGAGCCAACCCTGTCCAGCGCCTTACGCCTGACTGAGGATACCAAGGCGATCGGGGTCGACCCTAACGACCCGACCAAGACCGTGCGGATCGGGACCCAGCTTCCGACCAAATAG
- the LOC112891684 gene encoding GDSL esterase/lipase At5g62930 isoform X3: protein MMTRGSCPAAPATIHPPVCPAGATSGSLGLVRPRVVLFGDSITEQSFRPGGWGAALADTYSRKADVVVRGYGGYNTRWALFLMHHIFPLDGIAPPLATTIFFGANDAALLGRTSERQHVPVSEYKENLKNIVNHLKDCSNSMVIVLITPPPIDEEGRERFARSLYGENARKLPERTNEMAGVYAGQCIELAREMHIPCVNIWSKMQETEGWQTLYLSCPQGSCQNFEKCWSESRRHAVRLPSSFQNRWQLS from the exons ATGATGACGCGCGGCTCCTGCCCTGCAGCCCCCGCCACCATCCACCCTCCCGTCTGCCCCGCTGGCGCCACAA GTGGATCTCTAGGACTGGTGCGGCCGCGGGTGGTGCTCTTTGGCGATTCCATCACGGAGCAATCCTTCCGCCCCGGCGGCTGGGGCGCTGCACTCGCTGACACCTACTCCCGCAAG GCTGATGTAGTTGTCAGAGGTTATGGCGGATACAACACAAGATGGGCTCTTTTTTTGATGCACCACATCTTTCCGCTG GATGGTATTGCACCACCTCTTGCAACCACTATATTCTTCGGAGCTAATGATGCGGCCCTTTTAGGAAGAACTAGTGAGCGACAGCATGTCCCAGTTTCAGAGTATAAAGAGAATCTCAAAAACATTGTTAATCATTTGAAG GATTGTTCAAATTCCATGGTTATTGTACTTATCACGCCACCTCCTATCGATGAAGAAGGAAGGGAAAGATTTGCACG GTCACTGTACGGAGAGAATGCGAGGAAGCTACCTGAAAGGACAAATGAAATGGCAGGTGTCTATGCTGGTCAATGCATTGAGCTAGCCAGAGAAATGCATATTCCCTGCGTTAATATTTGGTCAAAGATGCAGGAAACTGAAGGATGGCAGACGCTTTACCTAAG TTGTCCACAAGGAAGTTGTCAAAACTTTGAGAAATGCTGGTCTGAAAGCAGAAGACATGCCGTACGACTTCCCTCATCATTCCAAAATAGATGGCAGTTGTCCTGA
- the LOC112891684 gene encoding GDSL esterase/lipase At5g62930 isoform X2 has protein sequence MMTRGSCPAAPATIHPPVCPAGATSGSLGLVRPRVVLFGDSITEQSFRPGGWGAALADTYSRKADVVVRGYGGYNTRWALFLMHHIFPLDGIAPPLATTIFFGANDAALLGRTSERQHVPVSEYKENLKNIVNHLKDCSNSMVIVLITPPPIDEEGRERFARSLYGENARKLPERTNEMAGVYAGQCIELAREMHIPCVNIWSKMQETEGWQTLYLRRKCSCPQGSCQNFEKCWSESRRHAVRLPSSFQNRWQLS, from the exons ATGATGACGCGCGGCTCCTGCCCTGCAGCCCCCGCCACCATCCACCCTCCCGTCTGCCCCGCTGGCGCCACAA GTGGATCTCTAGGACTGGTGCGGCCGCGGGTGGTGCTCTTTGGCGATTCCATCACGGAGCAATCCTTCCGCCCCGGCGGCTGGGGCGCTGCACTCGCTGACACCTACTCCCGCAAG GCTGATGTAGTTGTCAGAGGTTATGGCGGATACAACACAAGATGGGCTCTTTTTTTGATGCACCACATCTTTCCGCTG GATGGTATTGCACCACCTCTTGCAACCACTATATTCTTCGGAGCTAATGATGCGGCCCTTTTAGGAAGAACTAGTGAGCGACAGCATGTCCCAGTTTCAGAGTATAAAGAGAATCTCAAAAACATTGTTAATCATTTGAAG GATTGTTCAAATTCCATGGTTATTGTACTTATCACGCCACCTCCTATCGATGAAGAAGGAAGGGAAAGATTTGCACG GTCACTGTACGGAGAGAATGCGAGGAAGCTACCTGAAAGGACAAATGAAATGGCAGGTGTCTATGCTGGTCAATGCATTGAGCTAGCCAGAGAAATGCATATTCCCTGCGTTAATATTTGGTCAAAGATGCAGGAAACTGAAGGATGGCAGACGCTTTACCTAAG AAGGAAATGCAGTTGTCCACAAGGAAGTTGTCAAAACTTTGAGAAATGCTGGTCTGAAAGCAGAAGACATGCCGTACGACTTCCCTCATCATTCCAAAATAGATGGCAGTTGTCCTGA